In a genomic window of Mucilaginibacter sp. KACC 22063:
- a CDS encoding ligand-binding sensor domain-containing protein has translation MKTIQAKGVFIYFLTLIIVLITLSPKAKGQSYSFTHYQVENGLSNNAVLCSLQDKYGFMWFGTKDGLNRFDGYTFKVFRNTQGKADTIGSNIIYCLYQDHNGKLWIGTDRGIYQYNALTESFTYFKPGTDNEIRDITEDHKGNLWFIAGTVLYKYSSKAQQLLPLKNTITNAVSLTIGNGSLWVSTANRYIEKYDAKSNSFKAYDLFSHSPNATAYWIQRLYDAGNNQLLVGTSNQGIKLLDCITGTYKDLKIYNDDRTEIFVRDFVKQSANEYWIATESGIYIYNSQTGDITLQHKQYNNPYSLSDNAVYTFYKDREGGIWAGTYFGGLNYYAKQYTYFEKYFPKVGENSISGNAVREICQDPQGKLWIGTEDAGLNRLDPKSGTFTNYKSAGKAADISTNNIHGLLTVGDYLLIGTFEHGLDLMQASTGKVTDHYTVSKDTVLKSNFFYTLYKTASRQIICGTSRGLYYFNLATRHFTPVKHVPSTLFYTSIFEDKDGAIWTGTYHDGVYYFNTKNNTSGFFKYEERSATSISNNKINMIFQDNSGQLWFATENGLNLYNAKSKTFKHFTTAQGLPSNVIYAIREDARKNLWITTSKGLVSLRLQNNSIKVYTKANGLLSDQFNYNSAYRDQSGNIYFGCVKGMIKFNPDNFTVNNYQPPVYITGIQINNKEITIAPDKSPLKRSVSFTDTIKLAYNQSSFSIDFAALSYTSPQITSYAYQLVGLDKDWVYLNTNRKVYFTRLSPGTYTFNVKASDNNSIWSRHQVSLTIIVLPPFWQSNLAYFTYFLIVVIVIYLLVRNYHKRTEQKNKRRIEFLENEKEREIYHAKISFFTHVAHEIRTPLTLIVGPMEKVMQKAALVPEVKKNLVIMERNTQRLLTLTNQLLDFSKTETQGFSLNYVKTDIAALIKESMIRFKDAAQQRKLSLKFESEQPRFFAYVDTEAMSKILSNLLDNAVKYAASKAIIQLLTGEPGNTFTIFVKTDGNLIPGHMREKIFETFFRMKEAQEKSGTGIGLPLARYLAELHKGTLILAHPDNNLNIFALTLPIHQDFEFNI, from the coding sequence TTGAAAACCATACAAGCAAAGGGAGTATTTATTTACTTCCTGACTTTAATTATTGTACTTATTACACTAAGCCCTAAAGCAAAAGGCCAGTCTTATTCTTTTACGCATTACCAGGTTGAAAACGGACTATCGAACAATGCGGTACTGTGTTCGCTTCAGGACAAGTATGGCTTTATGTGGTTTGGCACTAAGGATGGACTAAACCGGTTTGACGGATATACTTTTAAGGTATTCAGAAATACTCAAGGCAAAGCAGATACCATTGGCAGTAATATTATCTATTGCCTTTATCAGGATCATAACGGAAAACTTTGGATAGGTACAGACCGCGGCATCTATCAATACAATGCCCTTACAGAAAGCTTCACTTATTTTAAACCCGGAACAGATAACGAAATACGCGACATCACTGAAGACCATAAAGGCAATCTTTGGTTTATCGCAGGCACAGTTTTATATAAATATAGCAGCAAGGCGCAGCAACTTTTACCATTAAAAAATACCATTACCAATGCTGTTTCTTTAACTATTGGAAACGGTAGTTTATGGGTATCCACGGCTAACCGTTATATTGAAAAGTACGATGCAAAAAGCAACTCCTTTAAAGCTTATGATCTTTTCAGTCATTCGCCAAACGCCACTGCTTACTGGATACAAAGACTTTATGATGCTGGCAATAATCAGCTGCTGGTAGGTACATCTAACCAGGGTATTAAATTGCTGGACTGTATTACGGGTACCTATAAAGACCTTAAAATTTATAATGATGACCGCACCGAGATCTTTGTGCGCGACTTTGTCAAGCAATCAGCAAACGAGTATTGGATTGCAACAGAATCGGGCATTTATATTTATAATTCCCAGACAGGCGATATTACACTGCAACATAAGCAGTACAATAACCCCTACTCACTGTCTGACAATGCGGTGTATACCTTTTACAAAGACCGCGAAGGTGGTATATGGGCGGGGACGTATTTTGGCGGGTTAAATTACTACGCCAAGCAATACACTTACTTTGAAAAGTACTTCCCCAAGGTTGGCGAAAACTCCATCAGTGGAAATGCGGTACGCGAGATCTGCCAGGATCCGCAAGGTAAGTTATGGATTGGCACAGAGGATGCCGGGCTGAACCGCTTAGACCCTAAATCGGGCACATTTACTAATTATAAATCGGCTGGTAAAGCCGCCGATATCTCAACCAACAACATACACGGTTTACTTACAGTTGGCGATTACTTGCTGATCGGTACATTTGAACACGGTTTGGATCTGATGCAGGCCAGTACAGGTAAGGTAACCGATCATTACACCGTAAGTAAGGACACTGTACTCAAAAGCAACTTCTTTTATACCCTTTATAAAACAGCCAGCAGGCAAATCATTTGCGGCACATCAAGGGGTTTATACTATTTTAATTTGGCCACCCGGCATTTTACCCCGGTTAAACATGTACCTTCTACGCTGTTTTACACAAGCATTTTTGAAGATAAGGACGGCGCTATCTGGACCGGCACCTATCACGATGGCGTTTATTACTTCAATACAAAGAACAATACATCCGGCTTTTTTAAATACGAGGAGAGGTCGGCAACCAGTATCAGCAATAATAAGATCAATATGATCTTTCAGGATAACAGTGGGCAGTTATGGTTTGCTACAGAAAACGGCTTAAACTTGTATAATGCTAAAAGTAAAACGTTTAAGCATTTTACTACTGCACAAGGTTTGCCAAGTAATGTGATCTATGCCATACGCGAGGATGCCAGGAAAAATCTCTGGATTACCACATCAAAAGGCCTTGTTTCGCTGCGTCTACAAAACAACAGCATTAAAGTATATACAAAAGCCAACGGTTTGTTGAGCGATCAGTTTAATTACAATTCAGCCTACCGCGATCAATCAGGAAACATCTATTTTGGCTGCGTAAAAGGGATGATCAAATTTAATCCTGATAATTTCACGGTTAATAACTACCAACCGCCGGTTTATATCACAGGCATACAGATCAACAATAAAGAGATCACCATAGCGCCTGACAAATCGCCTTTAAAAAGATCCGTCTCCTTTACTGATACCATTAAACTAGCTTACAACCAATCTTCTTTCAGCATAGATTTTGCAGCTTTAAGCTATACCTCGCCTCAAATTACCAGCTATGCTTATCAACTGGTTGGGTTGGATAAAGACTGGGTATACCTTAATACCAACCGTAAGGTTTACTTTACAAGGTTGTCGCCGGGCACTTATACTTTTAATGTAAAAGCATCTGATAATAACAGTATCTGGAGCAGGCATCAGGTATCACTTACCATTATAGTGTTGCCCCCATTTTGGCAAAGCAACCTGGCTTATTTTACTTACTTTCTCATCGTAGTGATTGTGATTTACCTGCTTGTAAGAAATTATCATAAACGCACCGAGCAAAAGAACAAACGCCGTATAGAGTTTTTGGAGAACGAAAAAGAACGTGAGATCTATCACGCAAAAATTTCCTTCTTTACGCACGTAGCACATGAGATACGCACTCCCCTTACCCTGATTGTAGGGCCAATGGAAAAAGTGATGCAGAAGGCCGCTTTAGTGCCCGAGGTAAAAAAAAACTTAGTAATAATGGAGCGCAATACACAACGATTACTGACACTTACCAACCAATTGCTTGACTTTAGCAAAACCGAAACACAAGGCTTCTCTTTAAATTATGTTAAAACGGACATTGCAGCACTGATCAAAGAAAGTATGATCCGCTTTAAAGATGCAGCGCAGCAACGGAAACTGAGCCTAAAATTTGAAAGCGAACAGCCACGGTTTTTTGCCTACGTTGATACAGAGGCGATGAGTAAGATCTTATCTAATCTTTTGGATAATGCTGTGAAATATGCAGCATCCAAAGCGATCATCCAATTATTGACAGGTGAACCTGGAAATACATTTACTATATTTGTTAAGACCGATGGTAATTTGATTCCCGGGCACATGCGGGAAAAGATCTTTGAGACTTTTTTCAGGATGAAGGAAGCTCAAGAAAAATCGGGTACAGGCATAGGGCTGCCCCTTGCCCGCTACCTGGCCGAATTGCATAAGGGGACACTGATTTTAGCCCATCCCGATAACAACCTGAATATTTTTGCTTTAACATTACCCATTCACCAGGACTTTGAGTTCAATATTTGA
- a CDS encoding response regulator transcription factor, with product MKPVILLVDDNEEILSFISDDLEETYEVRTATNGFDALKALEQEPVQLVITDIMMPEMDGFELCQKLKSDIHYSHIPVILLTAKNTLQSKIDGLEFGADAYIDKPFSPKHLQAQIANLLKNRDQMKAYFASSPIVHIKTMAYSKADESFLEKLNEIIHQNITNVNLDVEHLADIMNMSRPTLYRKIKSISDLTPNELINIARLKKAAELLSLGDYKIFEIAEMVGYTSQTVFGRNFQKQFGMAPTDYLNQIRV from the coding sequence ATGAAACCGGTTATACTTTTAGTTGACGATAATGAAGAAATTTTAAGCTTTATTTCGGACGACCTTGAAGAAACTTACGAAGTACGCACTGCCACCAATGGTTTTGATGCGCTTAAAGCCCTGGAGCAAGAGCCTGTTCAGTTGGTGATAACAGATATTATGATGCCCGAAATGGATGGCTTTGAGCTTTGCCAGAAATTAAAGTCGGACATTCACTACAGCCATATCCCGGTTATTCTGCTAACTGCAAAAAATACGCTGCAATCTAAAATTGACGGCCTTGAGTTTGGCGCCGATGCATACATCGATAAACCATTTTCGCCAAAACACCTGCAGGCACAGATAGCTAATCTGCTTAAGAACCGCGACCAGATGAAGGCTTATTTCGCCAGCTCACCAATAGTACATATTAAAACAATGGCCTATTCAAAAGCAGATGAAAGTTTTTTAGAAAAACTGAACGAGATTATCCACCAGAACATCACCAACGTAAACCTTGATGTAGAGCATTTGGCAGACATTATGAACATGAGCCGGCCTACGCTTTATCGCAAGATCAAATCCATATCAGACCTTACCCCTAACGAACTGATTAACATTGCCCGCTTAAAAAAGGCCGCGGAATTGCTCTCGCTCGGCGACTACAAGATATTTGAGATTGCAGAAATGGTTGGCTATACTTCGCAAACGGTATTCGGCAGAAACTTTCAAAAACAATTTGGTATGGCGCCTACTGATTATCTGAACCAGATAAGGGTTTGA
- a CDS encoding alpha-L-fucosidase, whose amino-acid sequence MRRINTLCILAALLSVNSYAQKVEKNLKSKHEPIPAIPAQLPLNSVPLADSKTFPEVQLGIPIAKGPFEPNWASIEKNYPGDPQWLRDAKFGIWVHFGPQASGESGDWYARKMYVQGTKAYENHLKKYGHPSQYGYKEVLRDWNPKQLDPAKLAKIYQDAGARFLMIQGVHHDNFDLWNSRYQPWNSVNIGPKRDIIGEWAKAARAAGIRFGVTFHHEYTWWWWQTAFGSDTSGAKKGVPYDGHLTLADGKGKWWEGLDPRLLYGIDLREYNGVESAAKSPWSPPPAGIFSRHLAYDKWYATNWALRMMDVVQHYDPDFIYTDGTVQGPFTGDGTGTGYKANAMQTVIADFYNRTLARRGKVNTFSIVKFRSKTNGTVTTEEFGIPENIKTDQPWIAEAPVGDWFYAPGFTYDSGMMIKYITEAIARDGNAAICISLLPDGSLDEGSLKMLKEVGIWMRRNGEAVYGSHAWVMPGEGEQVNGKLKMLPGGGLGKRQAEFKFNEQDFRFIVGKNGALYVFSMVVPKAGTMLTVKSLGIDAKYLDHPVKNVQLLGYNGQLKWKQSPEGLVISCPETMPYATSVVFKID is encoded by the coding sequence ATGAGAAGAATAAATACGCTTTGTATACTTGCTGCCTTGTTAAGCGTTAACAGCTACGCGCAAAAAGTAGAAAAAAATCTCAAATCCAAACATGAGCCTATACCTGCTATCCCAGCTCAACTTCCTTTGAACAGTGTTCCTTTAGCTGATTCTAAAACTTTTCCGGAGGTACAACTGGGTATTCCGATAGCTAAGGGACCATTTGAACCTAACTGGGCATCCATAGAAAAAAATTACCCGGGAGACCCCCAATGGCTCAGGGATGCAAAATTTGGGATATGGGTACACTTCGGGCCACAGGCATCTGGCGAAAGTGGCGACTGGTATGCTCGTAAAATGTATGTGCAAGGTACTAAGGCCTATGAAAATCATCTTAAAAAGTATGGACATCCTTCACAGTACGGATATAAAGAGGTGCTGAGAGACTGGAACCCCAAACAGCTTGACCCGGCGAAGCTCGCTAAGATATATCAGGATGCCGGTGCGCGTTTCCTGATGATCCAGGGCGTTCACCATGACAATTTTGATCTTTGGAATTCACGGTATCAGCCCTGGAACTCGGTAAATATCGGACCCAAGCGCGACATTATCGGCGAATGGGCAAAGGCCGCAAGGGCAGCAGGTATCAGGTTCGGGGTAACTTTCCATCATGAATATACCTGGTGGTGGTGGCAAACCGCTTTCGGCAGCGATACCAGCGGAGCTAAAAAAGGAGTGCCTTATGACGGGCATCTTACCCTGGCAGACGGCAAAGGAAAATGGTGGGAGGGACTTGATCCAAGGCTCTTATATGGTATAGACCTTCGCGAATACAACGGTGTGGAGTCTGCTGCAAAATCACCCTGGTCGCCTCCACCCGCCGGTATTTTCTCCAGGCATTTGGCTTATGATAAATGGTATGCAACTAACTGGGCGCTGCGCATGATGGATGTAGTGCAGCATTATGATCCTGATTTTATTTATACCGATGGTACCGTTCAGGGGCCGTTTACCGGCGATGGTACAGGTACAGGGTATAAAGCCAATGCCATGCAAACCGTTATAGCTGATTTTTATAATCGCACCTTAGCGCGCAGGGGCAAGGTAAATACTTTCAGTATTGTTAAGTTTAGAAGTAAAACCAATGGTACCGTAACTACGGAAGAATTCGGGATACCTGAAAATATTAAGACCGATCAGCCCTGGATAGCAGAGGCGCCGGTTGGCGACTGGTTTTATGCTCCCGGGTTTACCTATGATTCGGGAATGATGATCAAGTATATTACCGAGGCCATTGCACGTGATGGTAATGCGGCGATATGTATTTCACTGCTTCCTGATGGTTCGCTTGATGAAGGAAGTTTAAAAATGCTAAAAGAAGTAGGTATATGGATGCGCAGAAATGGCGAAGCGGTATATGGTAGCCATGCCTGGGTAATGCCAGGGGAAGGCGAACAAGTTAACGGTAAACTTAAAATGTTACCCGGCGGTGGTTTAGGAAAAAGGCAGGCAGAATTTAAATTTAACGAGCAGGACTTTAGGTTTATAGTAGGTAAAAATGGTGCACTCTACGTATTCAGTATGGTTGTGCCGAAAGCGGGAACCATGTTAACGGTTAAGTCATTAGGAATTGATGCAAAATACCTGGACCACCCGGTTAAAAATGTGCAGCTTTTAGGATATAACGGACAGTTAAAATGGAAACAATCACCAGAAGGGCTGGTGATCTCCTGCCCTGAAACAATGCCATATGCGACATCTGTGGTATTTAAAATAGATTAA
- a CDS encoding ABC transporter substrate-binding protein, translated as MPSDAIVKDQLGRQVTIQFPPQRIISIVPSQTELLYDLGLEESVVGITKFCIHPESWHQSKEKIGGTKQLDMDKIHALKPDLIIANKEENERSQIEELMQHYPVWISDINDLDGALDMINAVGEITGTEEKAMHVVSQITQSFANIKPLSNLADILYFIWRKPYMVAGQDTFISHMLTRCGFKNCVTTDRYPELNEEMQQLKPQVVFLSSEPYPFKEKHKAEFNVLYPGAFVHLVDGEMFSWYGSRLLYAADYFKQLINLVENQLVK; from the coding sequence ATGCCTTCTGATGCTATCGTAAAAGATCAGCTTGGCAGACAGGTTACCATCCAATTTCCGCCGCAGCGTATTATTTCTATAGTCCCTTCTCAAACGGAGCTATTGTATGATCTTGGCCTTGAAGAAAGTGTAGTAGGCATCACTAAGTTTTGCATACACCCGGAAAGCTGGCATCAATCAAAAGAAAAAATAGGCGGCACCAAGCAGCTGGACATGGATAAAATCCATGCCTTAAAGCCTGATCTGATCATTGCTAACAAAGAAGAAAACGAGCGTAGCCAGATAGAGGAGTTAATGCAACACTATCCGGTTTGGATCAGCGATATTAACGATCTGGACGGTGCGCTTGATATGATTAACGCCGTTGGAGAAATAACTGGAACTGAGGAAAAAGCCATGCATGTAGTGAGCCAAATTACACAGAGCTTTGCCAACATTAAGCCGTTAAGCAACTTAGCAGATATTCTTTATTTTATCTGGAGAAAACCTTACATGGTAGCAGGGCAGGACACCTTTATCAGCCACATGCTTACTCGTTGTGGTTTTAAAAATTGTGTTACCACAGACCGTTATCCCGAACTGAACGAGGAAATGCAACAGCTGAAGCCGCAGGTTGTTTTCTTATCGTCAGAACCGTATCCTTTTAAAGAAAAGCATAAAGCAGAGTTTAACGTATTATACCCTGGTGCATTTGTGCATTTGGTAGATGGCGAAATGTTTTCGTGGTATGGCAGCAGGCTGCTTTATGCGGCTGATTACTTTAAGCAATTAATTAATTTAGTTGAAAACCAATTGGTTAAATAA
- a CDS encoding undecaprenyl-phosphate glucose phosphotransferase produces MIHRYATFIKAINLTVDYIILNISMVMAYIIVDKSYITWINNKNYLPIVLVFNLLWLLSANISGLYEYVLNKDSINTYRSVFKTYLLFVCLICFTILIIIGTKAYFITREYLFFSIALFGFLLGLWKLIFLSIRKSDRRLLMDKRNVIIVGAGRSGLDLYKFFTENPERGYNMVGFFDDNPENIKEPSLFLGPVEECLDYAISNRVHELFCALPQTESKSIETLMQEADKNMIRFKLVPEFYSYTTRHTLIQSFGNIPVISLRPEPLESLLNRFIKRVFDIVFSLFIMVFLLSWLIPIIAIIIKLQSKGPVFFVQLRSGRANETFKCYKFRSMTVNNESDHKQATRGDARITKIGAFMRRTNIDELPQFYNVLIGNMSVVGPRPHMVKHTEQYSKVIEKYMVRHFLKPGITGWAQVNGFRGETRDNYAMEKRVEYDVWYLENWSFLLDLKIIFLTFWNTAKGEENAF; encoded by the coding sequence ATGATTCACAGGTACGCTACGTTTATAAAAGCTATCAATCTCACCGTTGATTATATTATTCTAAATATAAGCATGGTAATGGCTTATATTATAGTGGATAAGTCATACATTACCTGGATCAACAATAAAAATTATCTACCTATTGTATTGGTGTTTAATTTATTATGGCTGCTCTCTGCCAATATATCAGGTCTGTATGAGTATGTTTTAAATAAAGATTCGATAAATACATACCGTAGTGTATTTAAAACCTATTTACTTTTTGTTTGCCTGATATGCTTTACCATATTAATAATAATTGGTACTAAAGCGTATTTCATAACCAGGGAATACCTGTTCTTCTCCATTGCCCTGTTCGGGTTCTTACTGGGTTTATGGAAGCTCATCTTCCTGAGCATACGTAAAAGCGACCGCCGCTTGCTGATGGACAAGCGCAACGTAATTATTGTGGGTGCAGGACGGTCTGGTTTGGATCTGTATAAATTTTTCACTGAAAACCCTGAAAGGGGTTATAACATGGTTGGCTTTTTTGATGACAACCCTGAAAATATAAAAGAACCATCGTTGTTTTTAGGCCCGGTTGAGGAATGTCTTGATTATGCGATAAGTAACCGCGTACATGAGCTTTTCTGTGCTTTACCGCAAACTGAATCAAAGTCGATAGAAACGTTGATGCAGGAGGCCGATAAAAACATGATCAGGTTTAAGCTGGTACCCGAATTTTATAGTTATACCACCAGGCATACCCTTATACAAAGCTTTGGCAACATCCCGGTAATTTCACTTCGGCCGGAACCACTTGAAAGTTTGCTGAACAGGTTTATTAAACGTGTCTTCGACATCGTCTTCTCCCTGTTTATCATGGTGTTCCTGTTAAGCTGGTTAATTCCCATCATTGCTATTATCATTAAGCTGCAATCAAAAGGCCCGGTGTTTTTTGTACAGTTACGTTCGGGCAGGGCAAATGAAACGTTCAAATGCTATAAATTCAGGAGCATGACGGTGAATAACGAGTCGGACCATAAGCAGGCTACCCGCGGCGATGCACGCATCACTAAAATCGGTGCTTTTATGAGGCGTACCAATATCGACGAACTGCCCCAGTTTTATAACGTGCTTATTGGTAATATGTCTGTTGTAGGGCCGCGCCCGCACATGGTTAAGCATACCGAGCAATACTCCAAAGTGATTGAAAAATACATGGTACGCCATTTCCTTAAACCAGGTATTACCGGTTGGGCACAGGTAAATGGTTTTCGTGGCGAAACACGTGACAACTACGCTATGGAGAAACGTGTGGAGTACGATGTATGGTATCTGGAAAACTGGTCGTTTCTGTTAGATCTTAAAATTATCTTCCTTACTTTCTGGAATACCGCCAAGGGAGAAGAAAATGCCTTCTGA
- a CDS encoding KpsF/GutQ family sugar-phosphate isomerase: MTEIAKKVFETEIESLQHAAARIDDTFTDVVNALLEAKGKVIVAGMGKSGLIGKKIAATFASTGTPSFFLHPGEAFHGDLGMIERQDVILLLSYSGETDEVLRIIPFLKWNGNTIISITGNADSTLAKNSNYHILTPVIKEACPHELAPTSSTTVALVMGDALAIALMEARQFKAADFARFHPGGNLGRKLLIKVKDLMRRDQLPFIDEQASFMSLLLKMSEGRLGMTIVGTPNKVNGVITDGDLRRALLKYPDIANHKLTDMMTVTPVIIDEDTLIDEAEQLMVQKKITTILVGSSLQRSVTGVYQIYNQ; encoded by the coding sequence ATGACTGAGATTGCCAAAAAGGTTTTCGAAACAGAGATCGAATCCTTGCAGCATGCGGCTGCAAGGATAGATGATACCTTTACTGATGTGGTAAATGCTTTGCTTGAGGCTAAGGGCAAGGTAATCGTTGCAGGCATGGGCAAATCCGGCCTGATCGGCAAAAAAATTGCAGCCACGTTTGCCAGTACAGGTACGCCCAGCTTTTTTTTACATCCGGGCGAGGCGTTCCATGGCGACTTAGGCATGATAGAACGGCAGGATGTGATATTGCTTTTGTCTTACTCCGGCGAAACCGATGAGGTATTGCGCATTATACCGTTTCTAAAATGGAATGGCAATACCATTATCAGCATTACTGGCAACGCAGATTCTACATTGGCAAAAAACAGTAACTATCATATTTTAACGCCCGTCATAAAAGAGGCCTGCCCGCATGAGTTGGCGCCAACCTCATCTACAACGGTGGCATTGGTAATGGGTGATGCCCTGGCCATAGCCTTAATGGAAGCCAGACAGTTTAAGGCTGCAGATTTTGCACGTTTTCATCCGGGTGGTAACCTGGGCCGTAAATTGCTCATTAAGGTAAAAGACCTGATGCGCCGCGACCAGCTGCCTTTTATAGATGAACAAGCTTCTTTTATGTCGTTGCTGTTAAAAATGTCTGAAGGGCGTTTAGGAATGACCATTGTAGGCACCCCCAACAAAGTTAATGGTGTAATTACTGATGGCGATCTTAGACGCGCTTTGCTGAAATACCCAGATATTGCCAATCATAAACTTACCGATATGATGACCGTAACCCCGGTTATAATTGATGAGGATACGCTGATTGACGAGGCAGAACAACTGATGGTTCAAAAGAAGATCACTACTATATTAGTTGGTTCGTCTTTGCAACGCTCAGTAACGGGTGTTTACCAGATTTATAATCAATAA
- the kdsA gene encoding 3-deoxy-8-phosphooctulonate synthase, translating to MTLFEEIQQKPFFIIGPCVMENQELLYQVAEHVANIGQKYNVPVVFKSSYDKANRTSIHSYRGPGLEKGMEMLQKVKEKFNLPVTTDIHESYQAAPVAEVADILQIPAFLCRQTDLLVAAAKTGKIVNVKKAQFLSGQDMQYPAQKVIEAGNSQVILTERGNMYGYNNLAVDFRNIYDMKAFGYPVCMDCTHSVQRPGGAGGKTGGDRTFVPMMALAAKAFGADGYFMETHPDPDHALSDGPNMVKLHELEKVIAPLIG from the coding sequence ATGACATTGTTTGAGGAAATTCAGCAGAAGCCATTTTTTATAATAGGCCCATGCGTAATGGAAAATCAGGAGTTATTATACCAGGTTGCCGAACACGTGGCAAATATTGGCCAGAAATATAATGTACCGGTTGTATTTAAATCTTCTTATGATAAGGCCAACCGTACATCAATCCACTCATACCGTGGCCCGGGCTTAGAGAAAGGTATGGAAATGCTGCAAAAGGTAAAGGAGAAGTTTAACCTGCCGGTTACAACAGATATTCATGAAAGTTACCAGGCGGCCCCAGTTGCCGAAGTAGCAGATATACTACAGATCCCTGCTTTTTTATGCCGCCAAACAGACCTGCTGGTAGCAGCTGCTAAAACCGGGAAAATCGTAAACGTTAAAAAAGCACAGTTCCTTTCGGGGCAGGATATGCAATACCCTGCACAAAAAGTGATTGAAGCCGGCAATTCGCAAGTGATATTAACCGAGCGTGGCAACATGTACGGTTATAATAACTTGGCGGTTGATTTCAGGAATATATATGACATGAAAGCCTTTGGCTATCCTGTATGTATGGATTGTACACATTCTGTACAACGGCCGGGTGGGGCAGGCGGCAAAACCGGTGGAGACAGAACATTTGTGCCTATGATGGCGCTGGCTGCAAAAGCTTTTGGGGCTGATGGCTATTTTATGGAAACACACCCTGACCCTGACCATGCTTTAAGCGATGGCCCTAATATGGTAAAGTTGCATGAACTGGAAAAAGTAATTGCGCCGCTTATTGGATAA
- a CDS encoding M57 family metalloprotease → MKTSVLFKTGLITVCAASLLFACTKSNETKTEVKADDISADVSKSIAQLGFSTDNVRKIGDNYLVEGDILLTKENLAETSTSPTLRIAETEQYRTTNLVKNLPRTVTVSVSNLPTVYANAAAAAVSRYNALNLTLKFQIVSSGGQIQIVGFNQGPSGGYITLGSSGFPTSSGNPYSQIQMNTNSAAYGTNPNLGYLTSVIQHEMGHCIGFRHTDYMNRAYSCGGTATNEGASNVGAVLIPGTPSSPDAGSWMLACSNGGDRTFNANDKVALNYLY, encoded by the coding sequence ATGAAAACAAGTGTCCTATTTAAGACAGGTCTCATTACTGTATGTGCAGCATCATTGCTGTTCGCATGTACAAAATCGAACGAAACAAAAACTGAAGTAAAAGCTGATGACATATCAGCAGATGTCTCAAAAAGCATTGCACAGCTGGGTTTCAGCACTGATAACGTACGCAAAATCGGCGATAATTATTTAGTTGAAGGCGACATCCTTTTAACTAAAGAAAACCTTGCCGAAACCAGCACCAGCCCTACATTACGTATTGCAGAAACAGAGCAATACCGTACTACTAACCTGGTTAAAAACCTGCCAAGAACTGTAACAGTGTCTGTCTCAAACCTGCCTACAGTTTATGCTAACGCAGCAGCAGCGGCGGTATCACGTTACAATGCTTTAAACCTTACACTAAAATTCCAGATCGTAAGCAGCGGTGGCCAGATCCAGATTGTTGGTTTTAACCAGGGCCCAAGCGGTGGATACATTACCTTAGGTTCTTCTGGTTTCCCTACCTCATCAGGAAACCCTTACAGCCAGATTCAGATGAACACTAACTCGGCTGCTTATGGTACAAACCCTAATTTGGGTTACTTAACTTCAGTTATTCAGCACGAAATGGGACATTGTATCGGTTTCCGTCATACCGACTACATGAATCGTGCGTATAGCTGCGGTGGTACTGCTACAAATGAAGGTGCATCAAATGTTGGTGCTGTGCTTATTCCTGGTACGCCAAGCAGCCCTGATGCTGGTTCATGGATGCTTGCCTGCTCAAACGGCGGCGATCGTACATTTAATGCAAATGATAAAGTTGCTTTAAATTACCTGTATTAA